The Sorex araneus isolate mSorAra2 chromosome 5, mSorAra2.pri, whole genome shotgun sequence genome has a segment encoding these proteins:
- the SSU72 gene encoding RNA polymerase II subunit A C-terminal domain phosphatase SSU72 has translation MPSSPLRVAVVCSSNQNRSMEAHNILSKRGFSVRSFGTGTHVKLPGPAPDKPNVYDFKTTYDQMYNDLLRKDKELYTQNGILHMLDRNKRIKPRPERFQNCKDLFDLILTCEERVYDQVVEDLNSREQETCQPVHVINVDIQDNHEEATLGAFLICELCQCIQHTEDMENDMDELLQEFEEKSGRAFLHTVCFY, from the exons ATGCCGTCGTCGCCGCTGCGGGTGGCGGTGGTGTGCTCGAGCAACCAGAACCGGAGCATGGAGGCGCACAACATCCTCAG CAAACGTGGATTCAGCGTCCGCTCCTTCGGGACAGGAACTCACGTGAAGCTTCCCGGGCCTGCCCCTGACAAGCCCAATGTTTACGATTTCAAAACCACCTATGACCAGATGTACAACGACCTGCTCAGGAAAGACAAAGAGCT CTACACGCAGAACGGAATCCTTCACATGCTGGACCGCAACAAGAGGATCAAGCCCCGGCCCGAGCGGTTCCAGAACTGCAAGGACCTGTTCGACCTCATCCTCACGTGTGAGGAGAGGGTGTATGACCAGGTGGTGGAAG ACCTCAACTCCAGAGAGCAGGAGACCTGCCAGCCGGTGCACGTCATCAACGTGGACATCCAGGACAACCACGAGGAGGCCACCCTGGGCGCCTTCCTGATCTGCGAGCTCTGCCAGTGT ATCCAGCACACGGAGGACATGGAGAACGACATGGACGAGCTGCTGCAGGAGTTCGAGGAGAAGAGCGGCCGGGCCTTCCTGCACACGGTGTGCTTCTACTGA